A genomic window from Salvelinus alpinus chromosome 10, SLU_Salpinus.1, whole genome shotgun sequence includes:
- the LOC139532957 gene encoding C-X-C chemokine receptor type 1-like: protein SPSPTELEQSYVLDYEFDSANDSYYFNITSYDLNFNTFSCAAQPLCPSAVIFLCVLHMAIFLLAVPGNLLVGLVIGFSQQSLTPSDVFLFHLTVADGLLALTLPFWAAATLHGWIFGDFLCKFLSLVMEVSFYTSILFLVCISVDRYLVIVRPAKSRKGRRRACRWYACTFIWALGGALSLPALFNDAFTPRGGGPTRCAERFDPGSATHWRLATRGLRHILGFLLPLVTMVACYSITVARLLQTRGFQKHRAMRVIIAVVIAFLLCWTPLHMTVMADTLMRAHLVHFDCAGRNRVDLALRVTHSLALVHSFVNPVLYAFVGEKFRGNLGALVRKSRGPERGSSSRFSRSTSQTSEGNGLL, encoded by the coding sequence tctccatctccaacAGAACTAGAACAATCATACGTCCTGGACTATGAATTCGATTCAGCCAACGACTCCTATTACTTCAACATCACCTCCTATGACCTGAACTTTAACACCTTCTCCTGTGCAGCTCAGCCCCTGTGTCCCAGTGCCGTCATATTCCTGTGTGTCCTTCACATGGCCATCTTCCTATTGGCTGTTCCTGGTAACCTACTTGTGGGGCTCGTGATTGGCTTCAGTCAGCAGTCCCTGACCCCATCCGACGTCTTCCTGTTTCACCTGACTGTAGCCGACGGGCTGCTGGCTCTGACCCTGCCCTTCTGGGCTGCTGCCACGCTCCACGGCTGGATCTTTGGTGACTTCCTGTGTAAGTTCCTCAGCCTGGTTATGGAGGTTAGCTTCTACACCAGCATCCTGTTCCTGGTGTGTATCAGTGTCGACCGCTACCTGGTGATCGTTCGCCCCGCCAAGTCCCGTAAGGGCCGCCGAAGGGCCTGCAGATGGTACGCCTGCACCTTCATCTGGGCTCTGGGGggcgccctctctctccctgccctcttcAACGACGCCTTCACGCCCCGTGGCGGTGGTCCGACGAGGTGTGCTGAGCGCTTCGACCCCGGCAGCGCCACCCACTGGCGGCTCGCTACTCGCGGCCTACGCCACATCCTAGGGTTCCTGCTCCCACTAGTCACCATGGTGGCGTGCTATAGCATCACCGTGGCCCGGTTGCTGCAGACGCGCGGCTTCCAGAAGCACAGGGCCATGCGGGTCATCATTGCCGTGGTGATCGCCTTCCTCCTGTGCTGGACGCCGTTACACATGACGGTGATGGCCGACACCCTGATGAGGGCCCATCTGGTGCACTTCGACTGTGCTGGGAGGAACAGGGTGGACTTGGCCCTCCGGGTCACCCACAGCCTGGCCCTGGTCCACAGCTTTGTTAACCCAGTGCTGTATGCCTTCGTGGGGGAGAAGTTCAGGGGGAACCTGGGTGCACTGGTCAGGAAGTCACGGGGACCAGAGAGGGGGTCGTCATCTCGATTCAGCAGGTCCACATCCCAGACCTCAGAAGGGAATGGACTGTTATGA